One segment of Rickettsiella grylli DNA contains the following:
- the ispH gene encoding 4-hydroxy-3-methylbut-2-enyl diphosphate reductase — protein MKIVLANPRGFCAGVDRAIEIVKRALHLFGRPLYVRHEVVHNRMIVAELQQKGVTFVEHIQQIPMGATAIFSAHGVSLSVREAAKQRNLKIFDATCPLVTKVHMEVARYNRLGQECILIGHADHPEVEGSLGHYDNPRGGIYLVENLDDIASLNVKNPSLLSYVTQTTLSLDDTQVIVKALKARFPKISTPKKEDICYATQNRQQAVKELTQQCDIVFVLGSVNSSNSNRLKELAERLGKPAYLIDSAKDILAHWFIGKKSIGITAGASAPEFLVQEVVKQIKRFPTWQKCPVEELMGRKENVAFALPRPLRISID, from the coding sequence ACATTTGTTTGGAAGGCCTCTTTATGTACGTCATGAAGTCGTCCATAATCGAATGATTGTTGCTGAATTACAACAAAAAGGCGTTACTTTTGTAGAACACATCCAACAAATACCCATGGGTGCAACCGCTATCTTTAGTGCTCATGGTGTTTCTCTCTCTGTTCGAGAAGCAGCTAAACAACGCAATTTAAAAATTTTTGATGCGACATGTCCTTTAGTGACTAAAGTACATATGGAAGTGGCACGTTACAATCGTTTAGGTCAGGAATGCATTTTAATTGGTCATGCGGATCATCCTGAGGTTGAAGGAAGTTTAGGACATTATGATAATCCTCGCGGTGGAATCTATTTAGTGGAAAATCTTGACGATATTGCTTCATTAAACGTTAAAAATCCTTCTTTATTGAGTTATGTGACTCAAACTACCTTGTCACTGGATGATACACAAGTGATTGTAAAGGCATTGAAAGCGCGTTTTCCTAAAATTTCTACACCTAAAAAAGAAGATATTTGTTATGCGACTCAAAATCGTCAACAAGCCGTTAAAGAATTAACACAGCAATGTGATATAGTTTTCGTTTTAGGCTCAGTGAATAGTTCGAATTCGAATCGATTGAAAGAATTAGCAGAACGGCTAGGAAAACCCGCTTATTTAATCGACTCTGCGAAAGATATTCTAGCCCATTGGTTCATTGGGAAAAAATCGATTGGTATTACTGCAGGGGCTTCTGCGCCAGAATTTTTAGTGCAAGAAGTTGTCAAACAGATAAAAAGATTTCCTACGTGGCAAAAATGTCCGGTTGAAGAATTAATGGGTAGAAAGGAAAACGTTGCTTTTGCGCTTCCACGACCGTTAAGAATTTCAATTGACTGA
- a CDS encoding leucine-rich repeat domain-containing protein, with protein sequence MEYCKNITNVNFSFNSISDLSPLKGLDSLVEIDISHNLITDISPLSNLVKLVL encoded by the coding sequence ATGGAATACTGTAAAAATATTACCAATGTCAATTTTTCATTTAACTCTATCAGCGATCTTTCGCCACTTAAAGGTTTAGATTCATTAGTCGAAATAGATATTTCTCATAATTTAATTACTGATATTTCTCCCTTAAGTAACTTGGTCAAATTGGTTCTATAA
- a CDS encoding DUF4304 domain-containing protein: MYSEIFNRLLKLMRPLMKQQGFILRGNSFYKRNPKKNIGIINFQRNREEFSKFTINVAIYSRVLAEFFLAEFKQKQVKEYPLFGDYHCQTRVGDLVPKENVYRKKDKKWLNGDDKWWHYDDKTDVDVMFQEISELIIEFAIPYIDSHITDQQLIELWFPLVRQGKKHLFKELSVLLLFNDEKEKLKIVMNKLAEYLEWRPELMGLKRHYDQLKKEMDKKLASN, encoded by the coding sequence ATGTATTCAGAAATATTTAATCGTTTATTGAAGCTAATGCGACCCTTAATGAAACAACAGGGTTTTATTTTGAGAGGTAATAGTTTTTATAAAAGAAATCCAAAAAAAAATATTGGAATAATCAATTTTCAAAGAAATAGAGAGGAATTTTCTAAATTTACCATTAACGTGGCTATTTATTCGAGGGTATTAGCAGAATTTTTTTTAGCTGAATTTAAGCAAAAGCAAGTAAAAGAATATCCTTTATTTGGTGATTACCATTGTCAAACAAGAGTTGGTGATTTGGTTCCTAAAGAAAATGTTTATCGAAAAAAAGACAAAAAATGGTTAAATGGGGATGATAAATGGTGGCATTATGACGACAAAACAGATGTTGATGTAATGTTTCAAGAAATCAGCGAGTTGATTATTGAGTTTGCTATTCCATATATAGATAGCCATATCACGGATCAGCAGTTAATAGAGCTATGGTTTCCTCTAGTAAGACAGGGTAAAAAACATCTTTTCAAAGAACTTTCAGTTTTGCTTTTATTTAATGACGAAAAAGAAAAATTAAAGATAGTTATGAATAAATTAGCAGAATACTTAGAATGGCGTCCAGAGCTTATGGGGTTAAAAAGGCATTATGATCAGCTTAAGAAAGAAATGGATAAAAAATTAGCTTCTAATTAA
- a CDS encoding transposase has translation MKKKKFSESQIITVLKEYGAGVPAVELARKYGIGESTIYTWQTKYGDMELSELKRLRQLEDEHTRLKKMYATLSMDHELLKEVLEKKYHVDLSGVKS, from the coding sequence ATGAAGAAGAAAAAGTTTAGTGAATCACAAATTATCACCGTGCTGAAAGAGTATGGAGCGGGAGTTCCAGCGGTTGAATTAGCCCGTAAATATGGAATTGGAGAAAGCACAATTTATACGTGGCAAACAAAATACGGGGATATGGAGCTATCAGAATTGAAGCGCCTACGTCAGCTAGAAGATGAACATACCCGTTTAAAAAAAATGTATGCGACCTTGAGTATGGATCATGAGTTACTTAAGGAGGTGCTTGAAAAAAAGTACCACGTGGATCTGAGCGGCGTGAAATCGTAG